Part of the Trichoderma asperellum chromosome 1, complete sequence genome is shown below.
GAATGGGTGACGGCCTGCGAGCAGAATGGCAGAATCTTTGGCGTGACCAAGTTCTATCTTGACGTTATGCGGCCAGGACCCCCCAGCGACGACCagctgcctcctcctccggcaAAGGACCTGCCTCCCAAGGACCTGCCGCGACGACCATCGccgcaagagcaagaagcagctggcaAGAAGTCTCCAGAGAGCAGGTCTCCCCCGACGGGAccagcaccaccagcaacaCCTCCCAACGGGAAGAAGAGCCCAGAGAGTGGAGCCGAGGCTGGATCCCAGGCACCCGCAGACGCAGAAAACGAGTCTGATGCCCaggaagaacaagaagaaggcgaagcagcagagccaAAGGCCAAATCCACAGAGCAGAAAGCGAGGACCAACGATCAGGCCGAGCAAAAGGTCCGTCTAGAAGACGTACAGGGACAACTGCGACCCGGCGGTTCGCAAACAGCCATAGTGGAAGAAGTTgctgagggcgaggaggaagacgaagacgaggacgaaaACAAGCCAGCATCGCCGCCAGACGGAGCCTCATTCCAAGAAGTGGAGCTGTAGATGTACATGTGTGTATGCTAAGCGTATGCCCCCTATCCTATCTGACAGCCCTATCCAACTCGGTCCAATTTACATTGTGTAATTAATATCCTATGCGCTGCACGTTTTCTTTtacgaaaagagagagagagagagagagggagaagaaagaagcagaataGAGGAGATCTATGAttgatgtttttttgttgtttgtttttaCAATGGAGAAAAGGGCTCTACGGGCAggcaagagggaaaagacaaaatcgTGGCGTGTGCGATTCGTTTACCAGAAATACCTTGTTTTAATTTGAGTTGAGTGCGGTTTACAAAGAGCTATCGTCCAATAAATCAAGCATGGAAACATATTAGTAGTAGTCGAGTAGCACATAAACCAAGCTCAAGGGAGAACTTCAGTTCCCTTCCAGTCCCAGCATCTTCCCCTATCACTCACTCCAAGCCCACAAACCACATCTACAAGTTTCTCAGCTGCATATTCAGCGCTAAACAGCTTCTCCTTGGGCACGCCGCCCCAATAGTCCTTGCTCAAATCCGTCTTGACCGTGCCGGGGTGATACGCCACCGCCATTGCATTATCGCCTGCCCTGTTGCGCAGATGTATATCAAGGCTCTTGGTGAAGCTGTTGACGGCAGCCTTGCTCGCGCGGTATGAGAACCATCCGCCAGAGCGGTTGTCAGTAGTAGATCCCACCCTTGCCGACATGTTCAGCCAAGTAGCGTGCCGAGGCAGACGCAATGATGTTGCCTCTTCCTCAgcttcgtcctcatcatcttgatcctccctctcctcgtcttcttcgtcatcttcatcttcattataGTCATAGCCGTTGTAGCCCGGCATCGCCGTCGCCTTCCTAGGCAAGAATCCGAAAAAGTGCTTTGCCATGAGCAATTGTCCCACAGCATTGATTCGAAATGAGTCCAAAGTAGCCTTTGCATCAACCTGCGCCAGAGACTTTTCTGGATTCAATAGCACTCCCGGGAGGACGCAGGCAAGATGCAAGTGATGCGATTTCTTGGGAAACAgattctctgcctctttggcGGCAGATTCAATGGTGGATTCATCAGCCACGTCGCATCGGACGACAGAGAGGCGCTTTGATAGCTTGTCCTGCAGCtgtgatgacgatggagacggcgaagacgaagatgagaatgatgacgacgatgaagaaaagacatCTTTGAGGATTGCGGCCTTGGCAGCTGCCAGGTCGGAATGACGCGTCGTCGCAAGAATCGGGATGGACGAGCGAGATGTGTTTCGCAGGAGATGGCAGGTGAGGGCATGGCCGATGCCTCTGCTAGAGGGGCAAATGAAGATCCAAGGCGTTGAAGACATTGGCGTTGCAAGGCCGATGGATTCGTATAGCTTACGATACTTGCACTTCAATTTAGTTATTGATTGAACCTTGATGGGAAAATACGAGAGGTTTGAACTTCGCTGCGTATAAGCGTGGCCTCTTGCAGGGGAGCCCGCCACATTGCATCATCGAAGAAGGCATAGCGGCATCCCCAGTTTATTGAGTTGGCTGTGAAGAACAAAACCATTTTGATGGTGCAAGTGGAAAGTTGCTGCATAAAATCGTAAATATACACCAGTCTGAGAAATCGGCAAAGATGGGAGAAGGTGTAATTTGTAAGACATTCATTCATAGTGTAAGAGCAGCATAAAGCGGGAGTACTACGCGGTGTAAGTCAGACCAAGGTAGGACCTATACCTCGAGCGCATTGCATAAACAATTCCCCTTACcaaatacatacatgcatggaAACAGTGTGATAGAAGTGATTAAGCGACAAGGATTACTGGAAATGTTTGCCGACCGGTATtattgaaaaagaaaaggctgcGCGCTAAGACTATCGTGACTCTGGACGAGGCGAGACGAGGCAAACACTCTTACATTTCGCCTTTGACTGTTCGTAGTAGTGAGTATAAATCAATCCATTAGCATATAGAATCTGTATGGATAGAGATTGCCTCGCCTTGGAAGATGATTGATTGGTCGTGGACGGTGGTGACTGCAGTTGTGGCTGCATAAAAGATTGCTTTGCCTCTCACTATCATCTCGCCCCCGTCTTCAGCCGCTGGGTTCCTTACCACACAAGAGGTAAATCAAGCCAGCAAAAGCCCAGCGGCTCATTTTctccattatttttttttttttttcaacatTGTCCCTACAAATATTGACAGACACCGTCATAAAGATGAATTCGAACATGACTCGAAACAAGTGGGATGAGCCTCCCATACTCTGCCCTCGCGAGCTCAAAGGACTGCTTCGCGCAATGCAAGGCGTGGATAGCCATCGTCTAGACACCCAAGGACGCAATTTCATGCACCTCGTAGTTACCGGAGCCACGGATGGTCGTGCGGCGAGGCTCATTCCATTTCTCGTCATGGCTGGCGTGAACATTAACCAGAAGGACGAGAATGGAGTGAACGCCTCTATATGTCGCCGCGGCCAGAAACACCGTTTTCTTGGACCACGCCAATTTTTCTGCCGTCGAAGCATTGCTCGCCTGTGGTGCCGATCCGGGGCTGTGCGAAAGGAAAGAGATGGGTTGGACTCTCTTCCATCAGCCGCTCCGGCCGTCTGGCAATGATGGCAAAGACATGACAAAGGCTCGCGAGAGGGCGCTGAGACGACCATCAGGATGGACACTGGGCCTTGACTCGCACACGAGCAATCCGGACTTGGACTGTTCGGGACCACTCCTCGTCAACGATGCGACTCCGCTGTTTTTTGCGGCAGCCCATGCCCAAGACAAAAGTATCATCCATTGCTTGCTGGTCAACGGCGCCGATCCCAACAAGCCAGTACGAAACAAGGAAAACATGGCctgcaagaaggagaaggttGAAACGATGCTCGGTGCTCTTTTCCGCCATTGGTGGCATACTCCAGGCCGCATCCGCTCAGCCTCGTGGGAAGTCGCCAGACCCATCATCGAGGACCTTTTGTCCTTTGGCGCCATCCTGGATGCCGTCGATGAAGAGCCATCTGCGCTTGAATAAGCTTACTGGTTCCCCACAGTGCCGGATGCTTGGGGATCACGACCTCTTGATTCTCCTACTGGGGAAAGCACAGCGCCGCAATATCTCGTACGAACATCTGCAAAAGGTCAGTGTTGGTGTTTGCCGCCGCCTCTGGAGCGCCGCAAACCGGGACTTCGAGATACCTTCGCACAATTACATGGAAGCTCATGCAATTTCGCCAAGAGATTTATCTCAATGGTGACGTCAGTtcagaagatggagatggagatggaaaagatgatgacgatcATATATGGCCATAATAAGCGCGTTTGTGTTTGAGGAGCTACATATTTAGCCGCGGGTTTGGTAATGCATGGATGGGCAACGCGAAGtgttttactatttttagtttttgaTTTTCTCTTGAAATTAAGAATGGCAGGCAAGGCAATAGTAATAGCAATCGATTCGacctatttttcttcttctctgcgtAGCGAAAATGAGACACTCATCACAAACCTGGCACAATTTCCTAGTCCCAAAGCAAGCACTCCCAGCAGTCCTAATAAAGGCGCTGTTTCAGGGCTGAAGGTCAAGCAAATTTGaaatacataaaaaaaattgtaaAATTATACTGTACATAAAAAGTGCACAACTAACTCTTTTTCGCATTCTGTGTGCACTTTTTAGATTGTCGATTTCGTCGGTTTGCAGTTGGCGCGGAGGCAAGGGTCAGGCAACTCAGAGAAGAggggcagagaagagaattGATTGGTGGGACTTTGTGTCCTTTCCTTAtccaaaaaggcaaaaagaaggagcAAAACAAGATAATCGAGTTGCTTCTGATATGTCGGTGTCGTAAGCAGCTGTAACACAAAAAGCATATCATTAATGATACTGCTAATGCTATTATTAAGACGGcagttggtggtggtgttgcgCGCGTAGCACAAGCTTGATATTGGGTGGCAGCCACTACCCACTCGCTGCGGCTTTCACCTTCTGTGGCTGCGCGGCAAACGTTGCGGCCCGAGGTGGGTGGGGGCTAGGGTGGGTCCACACCATCGCACTTGCCATGGGCTTAAAGGTGGTGCAGCAAGTGCGGCTGCCCTCCCCCGAATTCTCCGGGCCTTGACGACATGCGGTGCCTCTCAAGTGTTCAGGCCACGGATTTAGGCACAATAGTAGATGCCTAGTATGCAGTGAGAGGTCTCGGAGAGGGTAGCATCACTTGGGCATCAAGATGGCTggattaataataatttgtCTTCTATATCCGCGGCTTCCAGTTTTAACGAGTGCAATAGGAAAGGTGTCTATTAATGCTCCAACTGGAAAATCATCACATGCCATTTCGCTTCCCTACATCCAACCTGCTCCACCTAACCAGATAACAACAGAcaaaaaagatgaaataaaaaagtaaataaattcaaagaaaaaagaaaaacaaaaggaggGGAATCCAAAATCCATCGCTTAACCATGCCCTGCTCTTACAATATGCCCACCAAAATCCTGAATACTACCTTTTGGCGCCGTAAACCCCAACGCTTATTACAAATAAATGATAGGCcgtcaaaaaagaaaaaaaaaaaaaatgccgTCACAGAGATCCAGATCCCAACGCCCCATTTCATCCTCTCtagaaaaaagcagaaaatcttactcttcatcatcatcaatccaCTGCCAGATACCTTGGTAGTTCTCGTCGATGTAGTTGCGGATACGCTTATCCTCCttgtttttctcctctcgGTTGATGGGATGCTGCCATCCCCCAAGCTTCACGCCAACATCGTTCTGCAGGACGCTGGCCCACTTGTCTTCTACCAGATACTTGCAGGAAAACTCATACTTTGACTTCCAGTTGTCAATAACACATCGGCTGTGTCCAGCAGGCCCGCTGCATCGATCTGGGTAGAGAGGACAGTCCTCAGCGGTGCGAGGGTGGTGACCCCCGTTCTCTGCCATGGAGAACTTGACAACCTTCCACCAGGAAGCGGCGTTTGATTTGATGAGGAAATGTGCGTCAGCTTCCACAACGTGCCATAGCCAAGCCTTCCACTCGTCGTAGAACAAGTCAaacttcttctgcttcgtgTGTCGGTGGGCTCGCGGCCGGGAATCGTTCAGAAAGGCAGAGTTCTCGCCGGCCTGGGGGTTCACCAGGTCCACGATCTGACAGTCATAGCGCTCAGCTGTGCAAGGTGTCATTTGCATCAGCACCCCGGACTCCTGCTGCTTATCGGCCTGGGGTTGTGGACCCATAGTAATCAGCGACAGCCTCTTCAAGGCTGGCAGCTCGTTGACCTCGAATAGAGTAGACGCGGGGAAGAACTGGTCCATAATTTCACAGTATCCGCCGTGTTGGATGCGTGACCGATCGAGGCCGATAAATGGCTCGACCGGGGCTTCCATCGGCGCGCCGACATCGAAGATACTGGTTGAGCTCCAGGCTCCGAACATAGTAAAAACATCATGCTCGTAGTTGAGGAAAGGTACATTGAATTTGACCGGGATATCGGTCCCAGATACATTGACCGTGACGTTCCGGGGGGGTTGAAAGTACTTGGACATCCACACTTCGCGAGACTCGCGACAGGCGTGTAGAGGAGCGAAGATGGCATTTTTGCGTGGGTGTGCCACATACTTGACCAGCCAGTCCGGATGATTTGCCTCCATACACTGTTGTCTGGCGAGCGgcttggcctcttcttcttctcggcaGTTTGGTCTTTGCTTGCAGATATCTTCGCAATTGGAGCAGGGGACCCAGCCAATGAGGCGATCCGGCTCAGGCACAAGCTTCCATATCTCTATCCTCAGCTCGGCAGGAAGCCGTGGGAAGTAGGCAAACTCTGTAAGAGTAGACATTGTTGGtgatgtggatgtggatgtaGATGTGGCGTGTTGTAGTGTCGTGTGCCTGGGCTGTTGTTGGTGTTAGATGCTGTTTTGATATACTTTCAAGTTGCACTCATCAGCCAGGCCACGTACTGCTACTCCAATGTATCAACACGCTCGGGTAtatatgaatatatatatatatataactggCTTGATTCaaatggcaaagagagaagagcagagTAGGGCGTGAAACTCTTGGGCTCTAGAGAtgaagggagagaaagaatcaCAAGTGGCCACGACAACAGCTTGTTGGTCCAGATGGCCTCCTTATATAACACACAGAGCACAACCCCGCAGTGCTACGCTGCCCGGATTGCATACGCGAGTCGTGCTCGGATGGACCACTACGACGCTTCTTGTTGGTCTGAGATTCGCCCACCAGAGCAAGATTGCGACCTCATGTGCGGTGTCTCCTAAAGCGTTGTCACGCATGATGTGTGGCTGATCGGCTCTCCAATGGGAGCAGGGTGAGTGGCAGCTTCCCGCCAAGATATGTAACTAAACCGTGGCACGACAGAGCAGGAATGACTCCGGTCCACCAGCAGAGGCCGTACGGGTGCATTTTCCAAAGGGGCGTTGGGTGGTGAAATTAATTCGCTTCGAAGCTAAACTCGGCTCCTGGTGCCAAATTCTCTCCAGGCCAGGCAAGGGCAGCTGGGCCAGCCTTAATAGGAGACAGGGACGTCCATCTGGGGGCTGAAGGTGGTCCcggggtgctgctgctttcacGCTGGGCCAATTTCTCACACCGAACGCCGCCAGCATCGATGTGGCTAGAGAGGGCGAGCGCCCGCAGCAGCCCAGCAGTGGGGGGTCTTTATTGCCTTATTGAACGCAAGCAAGCACACGGCGCGGTTGCCCAAGCTGGTAATTATGCAGCCTGCTGCACAAAAGCTGAAGGCGCAAGGCTCGGAGGCTCGGAGGTTTGGGAGTTTGGAGGGTTGGGAGACTTTCAAACTAAACAGCCGCCACATGACCTCATATGCCCACCCAGGCAATGCCAATTCCGAGCAACTTGCTCAAAGCTCGCCGGCAAGGGACGTTTCAAGGCCGCGCTGGTCTCGCCCACGGCTTATTCTCCCGGTATCCAGGTCTCCAGGTCTCCAGGTGGCAATCGGGCTCCCCCATTGCTTACTGCGTCGCGCCCCTCGATTTCGATTGCAACAGCTTTCAGATCCAGATCGCTGACAGCAGTGGTTTAAACTGCATGTAGTAGCACGACGCTAGATACGCGCATCAGCCCTGTCCTTGCCTGCTTCAAGGCTAGGGGAATCTCGACAGCTCTCGCGCTGGCTGCTGTCAGAGTGCCCGGCTCCTCCACAAAAAATATCCACCGGCGAGCTGTCTTGGTGTGGGCGACCCGATTCTACCGAAGCTTACCATCTCCATACCACGACCACCGCACCGGGAAACGGCGCGACGCTACGACCCTTCCGAACATTCGGGTCCCTTGGCGCGTGAGACGcgaggggaagagagaaaagggaagagaccGGCCGCGAGAGAGGTGCTTGTTGGCAGGGTCCAAAGCCGTTTGGTCCTCCTCCTTGCTCGCTTCCTTGCCGCATAGGTCATAGGTACGGTACGGCGctgtacatacttgtacaaggAGATAGGATAGCCCCCTGTCCTCGTGTGTGATGCGTGATTTGAGTAAAACCGACAAAACTGACGCCAATTAGCTCACCCGACGCCGCCTCCCTTGAGCAATTAATTACTGCttccagctgaagctgcatTATACTACAAAAGTAGTATTCtagagctgaagctgcctgAAACTCTCGGCCAGCCTCCATGTCCCAGCTGGGCGAGGCGGCAGTGTTCATGCTCCTCGTGCGAAACTGGTCACTACGGCCCCGATTGAGAAGGCTCTGAAATTACTTCTGGAAGGTATGAGAGGTTCTTGTTCGTGTCAAGGAGTCCCCGAACGCTCATTTGAGTTCGCCGAAAGGGGACTATACCAGGCCTCCTATCTCGCCCCGTCCGCTCTGGCTTCGCTCTTCCCTTGACCGACTTGCAGCAGTTCCCGTGTGCTCGTATGTGTATGTACACTATCGTATCCCACGAACCACTACTTAAACTATCTTCCATCGCTGCCGCCCTTCCTTATCCCACTATTATGCGTCTATCCCCTTCCTTCGCTCCTCCTATCTCCCACTCTTTCTTTCAGCTTGAGTCGGGGTGCGGCCAATCCGGTCTCCTGGTCAGGGAGCAATCCCAGCAGCCTGCGTTTGATATTCTACGCACAAGTACGTACATACGCATTCCTTTTCCTTCGTCCCTGATAGTGCAACAGACGAGATCACCGTTTGCTAACCACTGCTGGGCAGGGTGCCGATAAACTCGTGGCGTTGACTGGCCGACTGTCCTCCCCGAGCTCCGTATTGCTGGATCAGCTGAACTCTTTTCCTGACAGGGTTAAAGGCTACTAGTATTAGCGCTAGCGGCTCCCTTGCCTGGCACCGCATATTGTTCAAATGACAACTCAACAGAGCGCGCCGAGCTCGCTACATGTCTCCAACCGTCTCCAAGCACCCCCGTGCCAGCATCCCGTACTTGTATCTATGCTCTGATGCTCAGTTGacggccagcagcaatgTCGGCGGATGTGTCTGCTGACAGTGGCGCCAGCAGTGGCGCCACGCAGAAACAAGCTtccagaaagaagcaaactCTGCCCTCATGGCTGGATCACTTCAACGGCAACGACCTCAAGACGCTCTTCCGCTGTTCCGTGGCGGCCTGGGTAGCCTCCCTCCTGATATACATTGGGCCGTCGCTGCATAGCATTGGCTCAACCACCTTCTTTGCCGCACTGGTGCTCTTCGTGACGCCACCCGCCggcatcctcctcatctaTCTGCTCGGATCCCTGTCCCTCCTTTTTGGCATGTGCCTTGGCTGGGCCTGGGGCATCGCGACCATGaaggcggcgctggctgCTCGTCCCGCATCCGATACCCAAGCACAGCTCCAGGCCCTGCAGCAGGCGGCTGTCGCTCAGGCAAAGAGCACCGGCCAGAATGCAACCGTCATTGGCCAGGAGCTGGTCTACCAGGGCGCGATGCTCGATGCCCGTGTGACGGTGGTGTACTATGTCATGATTCTGGCCTTCATCTACTTCCTGGCCCGCCTTAAAGCCGGCAATATCAAACTGACGTTTCTCCACCTATTCGGTACCATCGTGGCGGATGTCTTTTTGCTAATTGGACCCCTGCTGCCGTCCTTTACGCCGCTTCTGGGGCAGACGTTGGTGAAACCAGGGGCCATTGGCGTCGGTATAGGAGCTGCCTGCTGCCTTATCTTCTTCCCGCAGTCCACCTCCTATGCAGTACTCCGGAAGATGGAGCAGCTCGTGCGGATGCTGGACACCCCACTTGACCTAACTCAGAGGCGCTTTGCAGGCGAGTTGTTGGACTTGGGCCAGCTAAAGGCCACGAGGAATGGCATCGTGGCTCTATATAAGTCGATGGCGCCTGAAATCGCCTTCCTCCCGCTCGATGTCTCCCGCGGACGTTGGAACGCAGAAGACGTCAAGGGCCTAGAAGAATGTATCCGCCAGGCCATGATAGCCGGCGTGTCCTTGCTCGACTTCCacatcaccaccatcgccGGCCTGCAAAAGGTAGACGAGGCGGGCTTGCAGTACGACAAGCACTCAAGCGACGGTGCGGCGGCCGAAAAGGGAGGGCATGAGATTGGCCAGCGCCATGTCCTGCAATATGCAGAGTTGATGAACGCCTTGCGAACCCCAGAGCAGAGCGAGCTCCGAATCCGGATGACAGAAGCAATGAACGAGACAACCGCTCAGGTGAGACTAGCCTGTTCCGAGTCCATCGCACTCGTCGGGGAGTGCATCCACACGGTGAACACCCGTCGATGGATCCGCCAGCCATCCCAGCAAGAGTTTGACGGGTTGATTGGACGTCTGGAGACAACCCTGGCAGCGTTGCAATCCGCTCGCGACTCCTGTACGACCAATACCACCGAAGCCATTCTGGAGTGCCATTCCGATCTCTTTGATCAGGACGGCCAGCTCAAGGCCCCGGATGGCACCACCTTGCATTCACAATCCCTGCGAGCCATGATGGTGGCCATGGTGTTGGAGGAGCGGATCATTGGCGTAGCATTAGCCACGGAAGCCATGCTGAAGCACGTTTTACATCTAACAACATCACAGACCCGTCACCGTATCTGGCTCCCCTCCCGCATACGCTACGCCTTTGGGTGGCTTGTCAGCGGCAAGGACACCGTCCCTGTCGCCGGTGTTTCTGATGATGGTGTCACAGACGACCCAGACGTGGTTGATGAACAGTCCAAGGCGGTGCGCCAGCGACTTCGGCTCATTCGTGGATACGAGTCCCCTCATCGCGGAACTCGACTTGGCAGAGCCATTGTCGGCACATACCGCTGGATAACCAACCCAGCTGGCATGTACTCGATGCGCATGGTTGTCGTGACGCTGGCCACTGCCATCCCCGCAGCTATTCCCAACTCTGCCGGCTTCTTCTACCGCGAAAAGGGGTTGTGGGCAGTCATTACCGCGCAAACTTGCGTGCTCTTATACATGGCCGATTTTACCTTTTCTCTCATCTCCAGAGCGCTCGGCACGGTGATTGGAGGTCTCTTTGGCCTTGTGGCATGGTATATAGGATCCGGTAGCGGTCCTGGGAACTCATATGGCTTGgctgctagcactgctgTGTTTATCGTGATAGCCATGTGGCTGAGGATATTCTTGCCTCTAGCCTATGTTCAGGCAACTGCCATGGGCGGAGTCACAATGATTCTCATTTTGGGCTTCTCTTATGCCTTTGACCACCAACCACAGTTTGGATCTCCAGGCTTAGGTTATCAAGCCTTCTGGAAGCGACTGGTCGACGTCCTCATAGGCTTTGCTGCCGCGACTGTCGTTCAGCTATTCCCCAAGCCGCCATCTGCCACCGAACACGTGTGTAAGACGTTGGCGAACACTATACGAACACTGTCAGACTATTACGCTTTACTTTTGTCTCACTGGAGTCGAACATGTAGAGACGGCCCCATCAGTGCCGCTGCCATAGAGGATCTAACGCTGGAAGTCGCCGAGGTTCTATCATCAGTGACTGGATCGATAGCGCTACTAAAGGCAGACTTTAGTGCTGGTCCATTCGACCAAGCTACCTTGCGCTACGCCCAAGAGCAGTGTCAAAACATGAATCAGGCACTAGGGAGGCTCCTTTATCTATCAGCCACTCTCCCCCAAGTGTTTCAAGAGAGGCTAGTATCCGTTCTCGGCATATTGGATGACGCTGCCATTGGAAATATCATGGCCGTATTGGCAATCGTCGAGCAAGCCCTACGGACTGGGTCCCCTCTCCCTGAACGGCTCCCTGTGCCCCTTCTGCGTACATATTTTGAGTCTCTGTCGGCTGCACAGCGTCAGAATATCGATCTGAACATCTCACTTGTTCGAGACGAGAATTATCGACGCTATTGCGTTGCCGTGGCTTCTTACTTGAAGTTTCTAACTGCTATTGATGATTTAGTCTTGTCCTTGAAGAGAACTCTAGGAGAACGCCATGTGGTTTATCTAAAGGGTGATGAGGTATGATTTAATGATTACGGTGGCCCACTTCCACGGATCTACCAACTACTCAGCCGTCTTGCTATGGATGGAAATTAAAACCGGACGAATTATGaatggtctttttttttccgaaGAAAGATGGCAAACAATTGCATAACGGCAATTTCGCTTCAGGGAGGATGTTGTTTCGACTGCGTGGTGTCTACAgggtaaatatttaaagagaCTTGCAACTGGACGCTTCTGGTTTACTTCTAGGCGCCTTTGCTCCTAAACTGGCTACCAATATCTACAGCTTGCCTCTGCCGGAATTGCAAACCTTGCCTATATTTCATTTCAGAAATGTGTCCGCGACAGGTGTCTGTCCGTGATTCAAATCGATGTCGCTTACGGAATACAGCATGTAGTCAGAAGTTGATCATCTAAAAAGACGATGCCAACATCGCTCACGAGGTATGAGGCCCGGCTTATGCTGCAGCACGTAATATGCATCGGATCTGGCCCTTCTGGCGGCCCAGCCTCATAAACGCCAGCGGGGAGGAGCTGAAAGCCATGGTTAGCCAATAGATATAAACCTTCAGCCCACACCTACGGAACTGCAGATCCAGATACAGAGGCTAATG
Proteins encoded:
- a CDS encoding uncharacterized protein (EggNog:ENOG41): MSSTPWIFICPSSRGIGHALTCHLLRNTSRSSIPILATTRHSDLAAAKAAILKDVFSSSSSSFSSSSSPSPSSSQLQDKLSKRLSVVRCDVADESTIESAAKEAENLFPKKSHHLHLACVLPGVLLNPEKSLAQVDAKATLDSFRINAVGQLLMAKHFFGFLPRKATAMPGYNGYDYNEDEDDEEDEEREDQDDEDEAEEEATSLRLPRHATWLNMSARVGSTTDNRSGGWFSYRASKAAVNSFTKSLDIHLRNRAGDNAMAVAYHPGTVKTDLSKDYWGGVPKEKLFSAEYAAEKLVDVVCGLGVSDRGRCWDWKGTEVLP
- a CDS encoding uncharacterized protein (EggNog:ENOG41), translated to MTKARERALRRPSGWTLGLDSHTSNPDLDCSGPLLVNDATPLFFAAAHAQDKSIIHCLLVNGADPNKPVRNKENMACKKEKVETMLGALFRHWWHTPGRIRSASWEVARPIIEDLLSFGAILDAVDEEPSALE
- a CDS encoding uncharacterized protein (EggNog:ENOG41) is translated as MSTLTEFAYFPRLPAELRIEIWKLVPEPDRLIGWVPCSNCEDICKQRPNCREEEEAKPLARQQCMEANHPDWLVKYVAHPRKNAIFAPLHACRESREVWMSKYFQPPRNVTVNVSGTDIPVKFNVPFLNYEHDVFTMFGAWSSTSIFDVGAPMEAPVEPFIGLDRSRIQHGGYCEIMDQFFPASTLFEVNELPALKRLSLITMGPQPQADKQQESGVLMQMTPCTAERYDCQIVDLVNPQAGENSAFLNDSRPRAHRHTKQKKFDLFYDEWKAWLWHVVEADAHFLIKSNAASWWKVVKFSMAENGGHHPRTAEDCPLYPDRCSGPAGHSRCVIDNWKSKYEFSCKYLVEDKWASVLQNDVGVKLGGWQHPINREEKNKEDKRIRNYIDENYQGIWQWIDDDEE
- a CDS encoding uncharacterized protein (EggNog:ENOG41~TransMembrane:11 (o47-78i85-108o160-178i190-211o223-247i614-631o643-659i666-686o692-711i718-740o760-776i)) encodes the protein MSADVSADSGASSGATQKQASRKKQTLPSWLDHFNGNDLKTLFRCSVAAWVASLLIYIGPSLHSIGSTTFFAALVLFVTPPAGILLIYLLGSLSLLFGMCLGWAWGIATMKAALAARPASDTQAQLQALQQAAVAQAKSTGQNATVIGQELVYQGAMLDARVTVVYYVMILAFIYFLARLKAGNIKLTFLHLFGTIVADVFLLIGPLLPSFTPLLGQTLVKPGAIGVGIGAACCLIFFPQSTSYAVLRKMEQLVRMLDTPLDLTQRRFAGELLDLGQLKATRNGIVALYKSMAPEIAFLPLDVSRGRWNAEDVKGLEECIRQAMIAGVSLLDFHITTIAGLQKVDEAGLQYDKHSSDGAAAEKGGHEIGQRHVLQYAELMNALRTPEQSELRIRMTEAMNETTAQVRLACSESIALVGECIHTVNTRRWIRQPSQQEFDGLIGRLETTLAALQSARDSCTTNTTEAILECHSDLFDQDGQLKAPDGTTLHSQSLRAMMVAMVLEERIIGVALATEAMLKHVLHLTTSQTRHRIWLPSRIRYAFGWLVSGKDTVPVAGVSDDGVTDDPDVVDEQSKAVRQRLRLIRGYESPHRGTRLGRAIVGTYRWITNPAGMYSMRMVVVTLATAIPAAIPNSAGFFYREKGLWAVITAQTCVLLYMADFTFSLISRALGTVIGGLFGLVAWYIGSGSGPGNSYGLAASTAVFIVIAMWLRIFLPLAYVQATAMGGVTMILILGFSYAFDHQPQFGSPGLGYQAFWKRLVDVLIGFAAATVVQLFPKPPSATEHVCKTLANTIRTLSDYYALLLSHWSRTCRDGPISAAAIEDLTLEVAEVLSSVTGSIALLKADFSAGPFDQATLRYAQEQCQNMNQALGRLLYLSATLPQVFQERLVSVLGILDDAAIGNIMAVLAIVEQALRTGSPLPERLPVPLLRTYFESLSAAQRQNIDLNISLVRDENYRRYCVAVASYLKFLTAIDDLVLSLKRTLGERHVVYLKGDEV